In Anaerolineales bacterium, the sequence CGTGAAGTTGCTGATCCAGTCTTCATAGAGGTCATTCAGCTGGATGAGGTATTGCGGGTCAATGTTGCTTTCGAAATCACGGCCGCGCATGGTGATGCGTTTTTGCAGCGTGGGCAAAGAGGCCTGAAGGTAAATCACCAGATCGGGCGGGTGCAGCATGTCGCAAAGTACGTCGTACAGTTTGCGGTAGGTGGCGTAGTCGCGTTTGCTGATCTGCCCCTGGCGATAGAGATTGGCGGCAAACACTTCCGCATCTTCGTACATCGAGCGGTCCTGCACTACGGATTTGGGGTCTGCCAGCAGAGAGAGATGCATGCGCAGGCGGTGACTCAAAAAGAAAATCTGG encodes:
- a CDS encoding deoxynucleoside kinase, which produces MKQYVAVAGNIGVGKSTLVDKLCARFAWEPYYEPVAENPYLSDFYADMKTWAFHSQIFFLSHRLRMHLSLLADPKSVVQDRSMYEDAEVFAANLYRQGQISKRDYATYRKLYDVLCDMLHPPDLVIYLQASLPTLQKRITMRGRDFESNIDPQYLIQLNDLYEDWISNFTLCPVLVVPTDDMDFVAHNGHLELIAQKVEARLQGQEQVIFSPEEVRSYSD